The sequence ACAACTGGTGAATAATCTCCAACAGTGGATATTATTCAGTTACATTATAATGTTCCCGCATTTTAGACAGGTTGTCGCATCTCAGTGAATTAGAATAAAGTTAATTTAGCGAATGAAAAGCTCAAATTTAGATCATAAGAACACTTTAATATTTCACAACACccatggagatgctgattttctTTTCCAGGACTTGGCTCACACAGCCAAAAGTACCAATAACTGGTTAAGTGATCATAGGAACACTGTTCTTGGTTCTCCAGCCTGTTCTCCTGACCATAAGTCCACAGAGAATGTGGAGTATTGCTGAGAAGATACACCAGACCCCTCAGATGAGCTGAAAGGTGATATTAAAAGGAACCTGAGCTTCTTTAATACCTCAGGGGGACCAGGGCTGCTCTCCTCTATGCCCGGCTggactgatgcagtaattcatgcaaaaagagCCCTGGTCAAGCATTTGGTGCGTTTATGGGACGGTATACAGACTTTTCATTAGGCCGTTCTCAATTGAAAATCCATTGTTAATTAGTCCAATGAAATACAATTGAGACAAACTTCATTTCGGGTTTTAATTAACTTTGTATTATTGAGAAAACTTCAAAATTCAAGGAGAATCCATTTTATTAGGCTTCACCTGACTAATCAGGTTGAATTTGGGATTTCTGTGAATCAATTAAAATTGTGTTAAAATCTCTGATGCTCCTGAGTTTATGTCTGAGAAGAAAAAGCTCCACAGTGACTGCCTGTTATTACCCAACTATGTAGACTTTAAGAGATGAAACACCaacctctcaaactttataAAACACTGAATATAAAAACGAAATTCCaacatttattcataaaaatacaatCATTTGTAGAAGACAagtaaacatttcttgaaaaATCTGAGAAATAGTTGTACAGCTGCATGTGTTTTATCTTTTACACATgacatgttttagtttaacttGAGTCTATATTTCATCCGGTCTTTGTTGCTCATTCGGCTTCCTGgttcagcagctgatgggaGTAGACGACATCTTCAAAGTGGTATTTCTCTGTCAGAGCCATGATGGAGTCGTAGCATCTCATTCTACTGAGAACCTTCAGTTCTTCAACCACAGCGGACCTACAGCAGAGTTTGGATAAGCTCATCAGTAGGGAGGATTTACATCGGCCCTTATATAAAAGGTGCTGTTGTGTTACCTGGTGCTTGGATCTTCATGAGGCTCCTGCTGTTTGCAGAGGCTGTGAACCGTCTGAACAATGTTGTTCCTGAAGTTCTGCAGCTGAGGCAGACAGACGCTCTCACCTTCAAACCAAGAGGCAGGTAGGCAGCCTGCGATCTGAAGAGGAAAGAGAATGATGTCAAAAACAGATCCCGGGGCTGAGGTTACTACAATAGCTCTATAATTACCATTCTGTGTGCAGAAACCTCACTGCTGGACAGCGTCTGACTACACAGGCTGATCATCAGGTATCGGTTCAGCAGTTTGTCTAACATCAACTCTTTCAAAATGGAGTCAGGAAGCAGCAAATCCCACTTTCCCATATTCCCCAGCAGCTAACGGAGACACAATATAACCTcgattagcaaaaaaaaaaaaacatcgcctggaaacatttaaaaggtACCAACATGGTAAAGCTGAGACATATTTGATGACAGTTTTACCTTTATGGCTGCCCAGAACTGTTTATCCCTGAAGAGGCGCTGAGGAGACGATCTGACCTCCAAAAGCCTGGACGGAAAAACCAACAGCAagcagaacattaaacattGATTTAATTGAGCTGaccacaattaaaaaacaaacttaaaatgAGTCATTGATAAGAAATTCAATCTAATCAGTGGATTCTGTAACCGTCGGCAGACATGAAAGATGGATGAATCTAATATACTGACTTTTTTGGATACAAGGGGATAAAGACATCCTCATCTACGTAGCTCCTGAGCCTACGAACCACTGCGTCTATGAATCCCTGTAGGAGAAAGAAATACACAGAGCAGACAGTTTATCTGATCACTTATACTGACACTGTTTttatccactgagctatataatacactggagtgctgattttgccgaaaaactgaagtcactggccgccatcttgctactccctactctcacagaatcccacaggatttggttgcaacaacaagcagttttctggctgagtgaaaacgttttacaggtaattctacagtcagtggatgtactaacactatcaactactaggaaattaggtgctgaaatattttacatgttattcatattaaatatatatatgtatatataagtatgtgtatatgtatatatgtatatatatgtatacacatatgtaaatatatgtttttgtatattgttatttatatatttataaatgttaaacatatatatttaaatgaatagaatgcaaaatatttcagcacatgactttctcagtacttgatatttttagaacataacataaaactatatggcatttgacattttaaaagtcttaagccccccctgaaaatgagaaaatcctcgttattcgatgctgtagcgcacatatttccctagttactgggtggaaatagggagtaccaatatggcggctggtggcttcacagcgactcgttcaaacagacggtgattagcactccagtgtattatatagctcagtggttttatCCTGTAAATATAACTAAAGAGGGACTGCTCACACTACAGCCACCTTTATTGGCCTTACCTTAACAGGTTTACTCTGCTCCCCATCAAAGATGGCGTAATCTTCCCTCAGCCTGTGGCAGACAGCAGACAGGCAGGCCGATTGTTGCTGGGACAAAGGATCCCACACCAGCTCCACGTAGCCTACgcagaaaaacacattattcCCTTTACACGACTGACAAAACATACAGAAACGGGCTTCTTGGGTAGCCCTGCAGGTAAAGATAGTAACATGCGTAATCTAACACGCCTGCGCAGTGGGCAGCACTGTTTCCCTGCAGTCTGAATCCCTGTCTGGGTCTTTCTACATGTTCTACATGTGAGTATGTGTATGGATGGCAGCCTTTTccccgttgccatcagactgttgaactgctgaactataaactggactctgcaccacatttccACATTTGCTCGCATTTCTGCACAAATGCCTTCTTGCACCATCATttttgcacatacaaatggtttaaatattcacctgtacactgtgatcgcacattgtttctttctcctgcattgtttacatttcaaatgtttactttttaatcactgctgcacattatactgtaatttacaagctgtatgcaccGCAATTtggttctgtatgcactctgtgcatacaaaatgacaaataaagttgtctaagtctgttTGCTCCGTGTGTCTGAGTTGCTCTGACCAGGATGTACCCCCCCGCATCTCGCCTAATAACTGCAGGAGATTTCAAAGATGCCATCGTACCATGAAAGGTCTCCACCGTAAAGACACAATATTCTTTTCCACATTAGTCAGTCATCCTGTTGTATTCCAGACACTTCTGGGGTGTTTgttgctaaaaaaagaaaactcttgGTCTCATGTGACCGACCAGTAGTTCCAGTTCAAGTCCAGAAGAATTCAGCAAAATCCACATGTGGGTGCTGGTAGGTCAGAAAGGGCCTTTTTTTCTGGCATCCCTACAGAAAACCTGTTTGGTTGTAGATAGCAGCTAATGTTGGATCGGCTTTAAAAGGCATCTATTAAAGCAATAAAAGCTTTGGTTACATTTAATTGGAATTACAAGGGGTACCAGTAGTGCTAAAagctattctttttttaaaacatattttccacAATTACATACAGtcaaaggttggatttttctcACACGTTTTGCcataaaaatctttatttgttgCTGCCAGCAAATTTGTCACAATATGTACATATAAGTGCTGTAAAACGGGCAACATTAAAATTAGAAAAGACGGgactttttattctaaaaatccCATTTCTCCACAATTTCTTTGTAATAGTATGAAAGCACAGGTTgggcttttctctttaaaaaaatattacggTCAAGTGGACGCATTCTAAATGCAATTAAACGGCAATAAATGTGTATTATtgttctaggattaaaggactgatgtctcagcaggatctggaaaaactaatccatgcgtttatttttagtagaattgattactgcaacggtgttttcacaggtcttcctaaaaagtggatcagacagctgcagctgatccagaacgctgctgcccgcgtcctcactaagactaagaaagtagagcacataaccccagttctaaagtccttacactggctccctgtatctcagagaatagactttaaaatacttctgttagtctataaatccctgaatggcttagctcctaaatacatcacagacttgttatcggtgtatcaaccctccagaccactcaggtcttctgactccagcctgctctgcatgcctagaaccagaaccaaacatggagaagcagcatttagttcctatgctccgcttatctggaacaaacttccagaaaactgtaaagatgcGGAAAgccttagttcctttaaatcaaggttaaaaacacatttgtttaaaattgcctttaactgttctggttaactgaatcaccacttttttgttctattttctatctatattttattcctacttgcttttattctgttttattttgctatattttaatcatgtaaagcactttgcattgtctttgtactgaattgtgctatataaataaatttgccttgccttgccttctgaGGAACGTGCTGATAGAAGAATTGTGTTCCTGAAGCAAACAGAGTTAAAACTATTAATCGCTTTTATCCAGGAAATGTTTGAGGCATTCTGAGCAAAAGGTTTGGTGCATTCTTCCCTTAAACTGGTTACTGTGATTTGATTACGCACACTCAGTGGAAACtagagcaaaataaaatgaatttgtAAAGATGAAGGCCTCTGGAAGCCCGCCTCTAAATTCCTTTAGTTTCTGACCTTCATGGATAAAACCCGAGGCGGCGTGAAGtatggagaaaaataaaaaagaaaactccaaAGACTGCGTGGTAAACCGTGCTTAATGTTGAAATGAAGCGTGGCCAACGAGCACACAGACAAGAACTTCTTTCACAGCAAGGCTACAGCTCCCAGCAGCCATCAGTTCACCCCTGACAGGCCGCCAAATGTCAGCGCTTTAATGTGCAGACGTGTTGGGAAAAGTGGGAGTGAATGAAGAGTGTGTGACATTTACTGGTCATTTTGGGAAGAAGGGTCTTTTCTATGACATTAGAGAGCGTCTGTCTGTCCGTGTGCTCCAGCTCCTCGTGGCCGTGGCCGTGGCAGAACGTCTCCACCGCCGTGAACCATGGGAGGTTCTCGAACTCTCCGGCGGCGTCCTGCGACACAAACACACGCGCAGAGGACATGACGGACACCTCGACGCGTCCGGACGAGCCGCTACGCTTCAAGGCACGCACACTCACTTTCAACGGGCTCCACGTCAGCAGCTGGTGCCGAATGATGGGGTTCAGCAACTTGGGCAGACAGAGGGAGATGTAGGCGTTGTGGTAGGAGTCCGGGTAGGACCGCCGCCATTCCTCAAACCGGGACAGGATCTTCCTGACGTCGAAGAAGTCGTCTTGGACGTCAGCGAACACGGCCTGAGACCTGGACTGGATGTCAGCTGGGGAGAGAGCGCAGGTGAGACGATCTCCGTCAGGTGAatagtcaagtttttttttttttttttaaaaggagaaggaaggaagaagctAGTCAgtaaataataatcatctttatttttcacTGCTACTTTTGTCCTGTGAATAagccatcccttagggagcagctGGCTGCCCCAGAGCATTCTGGGGCATTTTTCACCTGTTCGTTTCTGCAGCTGCTCGTCTTCTTCTGCATCTTCGGGTAAATCACAGTCTTTCTCTGGATTAACAGCAGAGTCCCCCTCACTGcagttcacacacacaaaatgactTTACTTTTCAGGCATTTCACAAGATTTTCAGCACAACATAAAAGgttaagacaaaataaaaggtaATTTTAAATTGCACTCACCACTGAACATCGGTTCCTTGTGCTGGGCTGCCAGTCTGCTCACCTGCGTTATCTACAAGGAACACGGAGTTAACTTAAATGATCCTGACGCACAGCGTATGTTTGGCCGTGTTACACAGGGCGACCACTCAcagctgagctgctgcaggCGGTCAGCCTCCTCTTTGATCCCGCTCCGTCTCTGAGCCAACAGCGCCTCCGTCTGGTCAGACAGCAGGGTGTGCATTTCCAGCTCCAAGGCGTTGATTTCAACAACCTAAAGCCGACAAATTGGTGTCAGAAGCTTACAGCTCAAAATACGTTAATTGAAAATGAacaatgtatttaaaaacaatcaataGTAGATTCAATGGAGCGTCAAGCAGCCTATTTCAAATAGTGCATTTTGTGAGTGAtgcatataatttttttctaatcagGTCATTTGATTTATGTAACGGCTATAAGGAGATGATTTGGTAAAGTCTGACCTTCTCTTGCAGACAATCGACCAGATTGTGGACGTAGAAGATCATTGTCCTGTAAAAGCTGAGCTGACCCTCGGAGGAACTTTCCTCTAGCAGCTCCAACGAGCTTTTGGCGTTCTCAGCGTCACCTGCCATCCTCCTCAGCTCTGCCTGCCGCGCTCTGTACACCTCCTTCAGGGACTCCAATCTGGAGACAGAAAGCAGATAATAAACGacgaagggaaaaaaaaaccacacatcTCCCATGTTAGGCGAAAGGAAAACACCATCACACCTTAAGATAATGCACCAGTCCGGAAAAGGAACGTCAGAAATAATggaaacttgaatatttcagaaGTTTCTCTTTacatttcatctgtaacttgatGGTAAGCCCTTTAAAAATCGATAAGGGTTGAAAGAAGCAACTTACTCGTCATAATCAGTGTGCTTTTAATATCTTTGCGTTATTTCTAAAAGGTATCTACAAGCATGTTTCAGATGTATCGAAACTTAAACTCTGACCTCGTTTTAAACTGGGCTGGTGACCGATATCCAAGTAAACCAACATTTTAAACGAAATGCCCCAAAACTGCAACAATTTTCTGTTTGAAAGTCCTTTTTATTGCCAGAAAAAGTCCAAGTTTTCTGCCTCTgcagcacagagtaacacaGTGTAATTTTccagccccccacccccagttGCTGCATACTTCTAGTGAGCAGTGGGATATTTTGACCCAAGGGTATTATTCCCTGCCCATTTCAGacaattatttagattttatataCCTGAAATGCCATTTTAGATCAGTTTTGTTGCATTCTAACTTCAGTTCAGAAAAGCACTTTCACTAATTTAGTTGAACTAGTCCGTGAAAACTGCAGTTTTGAACGGGAATGCTGCTACTTGCAGTTTTGCGTGGGTATTTTAAAGCAGCTCTCGCTCGTCACTGAAGGTTCGAAgggattgttgttgttgttgtacgGCGTGATAATAGTGCAGGTGATGCATCTGAGTGGGAAAACTCACTTTCCAGTGATCCTTTTCTTCACCATTGACACAGAAACAGGAGGAAGGGTCTTTGGGATCTTTTTATGTCTTCCTCTGActggcctgctgctgctgctgtagctgcTGGACTCGCTGCCAGATGGGCtctgagaaggaaaaaaatatcttcAGCTACATTGAGGTTTTATGGAGAAATAAGACATTTTGCAATTGCTAATGGCCAAACTTGAACAGAAAAGAGAGGAGCACAATTATACATTggacagaagaaaagaaagagacaaaTATGAATAAAGAGCAGacaatgaagtaaaaaaaagtcttagttcttgttttgtttttttacctgttcCCCTG comes from Fundulus heteroclitus isolate FHET01 chromosome 4, MU-UCD_Fhet_4.1, whole genome shotgun sequence and encodes:
- the gcfc2 gene encoding GC-rich sequence DNA-binding factor 2 isoform X2, translating into MFNKKPRRNFRQRKQSSSEDEEQQKSGGGRDEPEEALPVVTKPPKAAPSRGISCSSKREATPPKAESSDGEAAAETLEVTEDGAEGDKDGTKKTKSSVLSFTDDKEAEESTFKLKRSSDKAVVFQVRKKEALPTKTSPSKGSGGGGAPSSLSPRSNDSEASPYSQHGDEETSEDEDDDINSDNDGRDSARSPTNSSNSDSSCSASKPIVIHKAEEIHAARRQRRAARAQKEFIPLGRDGRSSAGSTPDRYSRGDEEDGVENDEDDEPDDHERRIEFAPRMKSIRERIAEKLGGSDGSLSGTDEEEQELWEQTQIGKGVKRRPGEQSPSGSESSSYSSSSRPVRGRHKKIPKTLPPVSVSMVKKRITGKLESLKEVYRARQAELRRMAGDAENAKSSLELLEESSSEGQLSFYRTMIFYVHNLVDCLQEKVVEINALELEMHTLLSDQTEALLAQRRSGIKEEADRLQQLSYNAGEQTGSPAQGTDVQCEGDSAVNPEKDCDLPEDAEEDEQLQKRTADIQSRSQAVFADVQDDFFDVRKILSRFEEWRRSYPDSYHNAYISLCLPKLLNPIIRHQLLTWSPLKDAAGEFENLPWFTAVETFCHGHGHEELEHTDRQTLSNVIEKTLLPKMTSYVELVWDPLSQQQSACLSAVCHRLREDYAIFDGEQSKPVKGFIDAVVRRLRSYVDEDVFIPLYPKKLLEVRSSPQRLFRDKQFWAAIKLLGNMGKWDLLLPDSILKELMLDKLLNRYLMISLCSQTLSSSEVSAHRMIAGCLPASWFEGESVCLPQLQNFRNNIVQTVHSLCKQQEPHEDPSTRSAVVEELKVLSRMRCYDSIMALTEKYHFEDVVYSHQLLNQEAE
- the gcfc2 gene encoding GC-rich sequence DNA-binding factor 2 isoform X1, producing MFNKKPRRNFRQRKQSSSEDEEQQKSGGGRDEPEEALPVVTKPPKAAPSRGISCSSKREATPPKAESSDGEAAAETLEVTEDGAEGDKDGTKKTKSSVLSFTDDKEAAEESTFKLKRSSDKAVVFQVRKKEALPTKTSPSKGSGGGGAPSSLSPRSNDSEASPYSQHGDEETSEDEDDDINSDNDGRDSARSPTNSSNSDSSCSASKPIVIHKAEEIHAARRQRRAARAQKEFIPLGRDGRSSAGSTPDRYSRGDEEDGVENDEDDEPDDHERRIEFAPRMKSIRERIAEKLGGSDGSLSGTDEEEQELWEQTQIGKGVKRRPGEQSPSGSESSSYSSSSRPVRGRHKKIPKTLPPVSVSMVKKRITGKLESLKEVYRARQAELRRMAGDAENAKSSLELLEESSSEGQLSFYRTMIFYVHNLVDCLQEKVVEINALELEMHTLLSDQTEALLAQRRSGIKEEADRLQQLSYNAGEQTGSPAQGTDVQCEGDSAVNPEKDCDLPEDAEEDEQLQKRTADIQSRSQAVFADVQDDFFDVRKILSRFEEWRRSYPDSYHNAYISLCLPKLLNPIIRHQLLTWSPLKDAAGEFENLPWFTAVETFCHGHGHEELEHTDRQTLSNVIEKTLLPKMTSYVELVWDPLSQQQSACLSAVCHRLREDYAIFDGEQSKPVKGFIDAVVRRLRSYVDEDVFIPLYPKKLLEVRSSPQRLFRDKQFWAAIKLLGNMGKWDLLLPDSILKELMLDKLLNRYLMISLCSQTLSSSEVSAHRMIAGCLPASWFEGESVCLPQLQNFRNNIVQTVHSLCKQQEPHEDPSTRSAVVEELKVLSRMRCYDSIMALTEKYHFEDVVYSHQLLNQEAE